TTGTGGCGCCTGCGCTGTACGAGCACGAGCGCCGCGCGGCCGGAAGGGCGGTCGCTGCGGCGACCTTGCTGTTTCTCGCCGGCGCTGCGGTCGGATTGTTCCTTGTGGTGCCTCTGATGATGAAATTCTCCGCGGCCTACGCTTCGGAGTCGCTGGCTCCCGTGATCGGAATCGGCAGCTTCGTGAATCTGGTCGGACTGCTCGCCCTGAGTTTCGGCGTCATGTTTCAGCTGCCGGTCGTCATGGTTCTGCTGGTCCGGTGCGGCGTGGTTGAAGTCGGCACGCTCAAAAGAAGCCGGCCGCTGGCGGTCACCGTCATTTTTATTCTTGCAGCCCTCCTGACGCCGCCGGACGTCGTAAGCCAGCTTCTGCTCGGTGTGCCGACCTGGCTGCTGTTCGAGGCGGCGCTGCTCGTCGCCGCCCGGTGCAGTCCGCGGAATCCGCCGCCGGAAGAACCGCCGCCTGCCCGCTCTGCCGTGCCGGAGAGAACGGCTGCGGCGGTGGCGGAAGAGAGCCCCGAAAACGATGCGGAAACTGCGTTGGATGCCGTTTACCGTGAATCCTACCGGAAAAAACGGCGCAAAAATCGGAGATTCGGCATGATAAACGGCCATTATCGCACAAAAAGAGGTGGTAAAAAGTGAAAAAAATGAGAAAATATCGCTTTTTTAACGATTTACGCTTGCGAAAATGCACTTTCGGGTTTATTTTAAGCATTCTCGTGGTGTGTAGTGCTGAGAATGCCTGCGCGGACGGGACGGTCTCCGGCGGCGGCGCTGCCGGCGCGGTGGTTACGATCCGGTCGAACGATGCTGAACGGCTGGGGGAGCTGAACCGGCTGCGTGAACAGGCGCTGCGGGACGCGGAGAGGATTAAGAGGCTGGAGCTGGAGCTGGAGACGTCGAAACGGACGGCCGGCCGGCTCGAGGCCGAGCTGATTGAACAGAAAACAAAATTTCAGACAGAAAGCGAAAGGTTTCGCCAGCAGCAGCTGTGGCTCGCCGGTGTCCGGGCAGAGGGGACAGTGCGAAAAGACGGTGAGCGGGAAGAGCAGATGCTGCAGGCGATCGGGAAGCTTTCGGAAAACGGAGTCGGGCTCGCCCTCGACACCGTTGCTTTCTGCAACCAGGTGCAGCTTCTGCTGCGGGAACTGCCGATCGGGAAGGTTCGGCAGGCGGAAGTCCAGCTTCAGCTGGATGATCTCGTGCGGAAGTCGCGCCGGTTGATTGCGATGGCGGAGATTTCCGCTGATCCGGCGAAAGGGGTCGAGGCGCTGCGAACGTGTCGAATCCTCGCTGTGGACCGGGAGCTGCGCGTCGCGATACTGTCCGTAGGGTCGATCAAAGGCGCATTCGCCGGAATGATCTACCATGTCGGCAAAGACCGGCAGGAGCAGTTGAAACTGGTCAGTGTACGACCATCCGTCGCGGCGGCTGTTCTTGTGCGGGGCAGTATCGAAAACCTGTCTCCGGGCATGGAGGCTGCGGCGGGAGAAGAGAGAGGGCCGGACGAATCGGGAAGGTGAGTTCCGGCCGCTCGCAGAAAACTAATGACAATAAGGGACGAAGCGGCGCAAGCCGTCCGTTCCGGAAAACTCGAGAACCAGATTATGGAAGTAAGAGCTTTGACAAGGAATGTGCGGATCAGTCCGGAAAAGGCGCGGCACGTGTCCCGCCTGATCCAGGGAAAGTCCGCAGTTGAGGCGCTCGCGATCGTCGAACTGAGCCCGCGCAAAGCGGCCGGTCTGCTCGGCGACACCCTGCGCTCCGCCGTGGCCAATGCTGAGAACAACCTGGATGTGAACCGGAAGGAGCTGACCGTCAAGGCGGCGCTGGTCTCCCCCGGTCCGATCATCAAGCGTTTCCGTGCGAAGGCGCGCGGCTCGGCGGGCCGGATCCGCAAGCGGACCAGCCATCTGGAAATTATTTTGACGGATAACTAGAGTATAGGGGATTGAATCGTGGGACAAAAAGTTAATCCTATCGGATTGAGAACAGCCCTCACCAAAAATTGGGAATCCCGTTGGTTTCCGAGCAAGGCGTTCGGCGGCAAGAATCTGTTTGGCGAGTGGCTCCATGAGGACCTTGCGATCCGCAAGTTCATCAAGGAGAAGTTCGCCGCCGCGGCGATTGCGAGAATCCAGATCGAGCGGTTCGCGAACCGGGTGCGGGTCATTATCTCCTCGGCGCGTCCGGGGCTTCTGATCGGCAAGAAGGGCGCCGAGCTCGACGCGCTCCGTGCGGAGATCTCCAAGCTCGTTGCGGGCAAGGAAGTCTTCACCGAGATCGTCGAAATCCGCCGCGCGGAAACGAACGCGCAGCTGGTCGCCGAAAGCATCGCGCAGCAGC
Above is a genomic segment from Victivallis lenta containing:
- the rpsC gene encoding 30S ribosomal protein S3 — its product is MGQKVNPIGLRTALTKNWESRWFPSKAFGGKNLFGEWLHEDLAIRKFIKEKFAAAAIARIQIERFANRVRVIISSARPGLLIGKKGAELDALRAEISKLVAGKEVFTEIVEIRRAETNAQLVAESIAQQLERRIGFRRAMKRSIQTAMEMGVDGIKINCAGRLGGAELAREEQYKEGRVPLHTLKANIDYGFTEANTTAGKIGVKVWICHKDSIEEQDYAVNAKKSKVQKGSARK
- the rplV gene encoding 50S ribosomal protein L22, which produces MTRNVRISPEKARHVSRLIQGKSAVEALAIVELSPRKAAGLLGDTLRSAVANAENNLDVNRKELTVKAALVSPGPIIKRFRAKARGSAGRIRKRTSHLEIILTDN
- the tatC gene encoding twin-arginine translocase subunit TatC gives rise to the protein MNASDAGFLTHLEALRQVLWRSVAAVGVLLVPGFFAAPEVLGFLVRFTCPPDFKLNYFTPMEPLIVQLKLGLFLAVVAAMPVILRQAARFVAPALYEHERRAAGRAVAAATLLFLAGAAVGLFLVVPLMMKFSAAYASESLAPVIGIGSFVNLVGLLALSFGVMFQLPVVMVLLVRCGVVEVGTLKRSRPLAVTVIFILAALLTPPDVVSQLLLGVPTWLLFEAALLVAARCSPRNPPPEEPPPARSAVPERTAAAVAEESPENDAETALDAVYRESYRKKRRKNRRFGMINGHYRTKRGGKK